The following nucleotide sequence is from Halorussus caseinilyticus.
CCCTTCGGAAGTGCGAATCCCGAAGAAGAGCGGGAAGACGGGTGCCGAAGTGTTCAGTCCGTTCGAATCTGTGCGACCGCGGCGACTCGTCACTCGTCGTCGGCCCGCGGAGCCAACACCAACAGCGCGGTGCTGTCGTTCTCGGCCGTCGGTGCCACCTCCCGTCGGCCGTCGAACCGCAGGAGGTCGCCGGGTTCGAGGACGTTCGACTCGCCGTCGATTTCCACGTCAAGGCGGCCCGAGACGAGGTAGATGACGATTTGTCGCTCGGGGTGGCGGTGGGCCGGGACCTCCTCGCCCGCGTCGAGCGTCAGGCGGACTGTTTTCGGCTCTGTACCGGGGAACGCCACTTCGCGCGGGCGTTCGGTCAGGTCGTCGAGTGAGACTATCTCGGTCATGGCATCTCCGGTGGGGTCGCTACTGCTTGGGGAACTGCGCGACGAACGTCCGTTCGCCCTCGCGTTCGACTTCGTAGCCGTCGGGGTCGAACGACTCGACTTCGGCCCGCATCTCGTAGAACAGTGGCTTGGGTTCGTGGTCGTTGACCACTTCGAGGACCTCGCCGCCGTCCATCTCGGCGAACGCGTCGTGTATCTCGGTGTGGCGCTCCGGCGGCGGCATCTCGCGCACGTCTACTCTCGGCATACACGTCCAACGAGACGAACGCGGCCCTTCGGGATTTCCCCGAACATGTTCGAGCGAGTCGGCGTCGGTCGGGTTCAGCGTCGGAGCGAGCAAATTCCGGAAGTGTGCTATCTGATACCGTTGATAACTGTTATCCCACTTGTGCGCCGTACGGGAATCGCGCGACTTCTCCGGCGCGCAGTCGAGATACGGAGCGAAGACGGGACCCACCGCCTCGCGCGGAAAGTATCGCGGGCGCTCTACGACCGGGCGTACCTCTATCGACCGGCGACGAGCGAGTGGAGACTCCTTCGTGATTCTTATCACCATATATAGAACATTTTAAGAAATCTATGTCTTTTTTTAGGAAATATATACCATGCTCTATTCGCGGCGGCCGTGGGCTTCGCCGAACGGGTTCGGTAGAGTCCGCCGCTCGTCGCTCCCCAGTCGCACTCACGGAGCTCGCTCGTCGGGGTCCGAGTCGGTCGGGGACGCGCCGAGCGCGTCGATTCGGAGCGGGTCGGGACCGTGGCGGACCACGACGCCGACCAGATTCGCGGCGAAGACGGCGAAGCCGAGCGTCGCCGCGACGCCGCCGACGAGTCGGACCGTCTCGACGGACCCGCCGACGACGACCAGCGCGAGACCCCCGAGCGTGAGCCAGAAGTCCGCGGCGGCGAGGCGGGCGTCGTAGAGGTCGTCAATCATCGGCACCGGTTCCAACCCCACCCGGTCGCTGTACCGGCGGACC
It contains:
- a CDS encoding DUF2249 domain-containing protein, with the translated sequence MPRVDVREMPPPERHTEIHDAFAEMDGGEVLEVVNDHEPKPLFYEMRAEVESFDPDGYEVEREGERTFVAQFPKQ
- a CDS encoding cupin domain-containing protein — encoded protein: MTEIVSLDDLTERPREVAFPGTEPKTVRLTLDAGEEVPAHRHPERQIVIYLVSGRLDVEIDGESNVLEPGDLLRFDGRREVAPTAENDSTALLVLAPRADDE